In Acipenser ruthenus chromosome 1, fAciRut3.2 maternal haplotype, whole genome shotgun sequence, the genomic stretch GCCTAAAATaaagttctgttttgtgggtCCCGAAAAAACAACACTCTTTAAACAGTTATAGGCACTTTGTTTAAAACAGTTATCTACTGGACTAAGAagatttttagtttagttttacttttattaaaattaCATAGCAGAAGTAGGAAAGCAGCTGTCTGTGAAAACGACTTTAATTTTGTTGTGTGAGGTGACCAGGTAGAAAACCTTCTCAGAGATCCATTCTGGTGCTCCAAAGCTTTCATTTTGTTATCAGCCACATAGAGGATGTTTTTCAAATCTCAGCTACTGTAAGTTGTGCGGTTTTTAAAAGTCAGATTGCCTACCAAGTTTCAAGTACTATGTTACAGAAACAAGGTGTAGACAAGCGCATTTTGTCAGCTATCAGTTGAAATGAATTGgagttttcttttatttgtttataattaagcTAGACTCTGAAACATTTGAAAGCATGTaatctgatttttcttttctttcagtcTTATAGTTGGCGACTTTCGAGATGACATATAAATGAAAAGGTCCGGGATGCAAGGTAAACAACCACCCGTACATGTATCAGatcacatttctgttcaaatagTATTCAATTGAAGTGTTATTAAATGATGACACTGTAGATAATCTGTTTAGTAACTTCTTCTTTTTCTCCTAGGTTGTGCTTTTTAAATGAGGTTTTCTGTTGGTGTAAAAACTCAAACAAGCATGGAAGAAGACGGAAAGCCACTACTGGATCCAGTTAGAGCTGAAGAGAGCTATGTTGAGTCAGATCAGAATGGGTTAGACTCACTGGATCCAAAATCTAAAAGGTACGCATACTTAGTTTAATCAGTAAGAGAACAATAATAGTGTGTACACAACTACCGGttgtgaaatgttgtttttttaatgcagactTTTCCAGCATTATATCACCGACATGCATGTTGTTTGTACTATTTTACCCTGGTTCTGTGAAGCGTAGTATTTCACAgggaaaatataaaataaagaatgacTCAGGATCATAGAATTAAAATTGCATCTGCAGTGAAAAACACAATTTTGGTATTCAGGTCAAATTCTTACCTCACTTAAAAACACATGATGGCATTTACCACGTCATAAAATGCAGTGAATTTAGTTAATAGTTAAAAAAGAGAATGGACTCTGTCCGGGTTCTGTTTTACAGCACTGttttacacaaaataatacataaaatacatgttGATATTGCTGGAAATGCATTATTCTAGATAAACGTAGTTTAAAATAATCTATGTTCTTCCAGTGTTTGGAAGGAATGGCTCATTCGGGTCACATGTTAAGTTATTGAAACACTGTGAGTGGGTTGAGTGTTTTGTGATTTCATGGTTTTGTCTTTACTGGCCATTTATAAAGCCACTTCATGGTACATTGGTGCGCAGTTCTTCCACTGTTAATGTATCACCAGCATGCAATTTGTAAACCATGCAAATTACTTCAAATTAATTTAGCAGCAAATGGTGTATGCTACAGATAATTACTGTTAACAATCCTGTATGATAAATGCAACACTCTGCTTCGTGCTGATCAAGTACTGAGATCTGAGACAGTCCTGATTCGGAAGTTTGTATATAGGACGCCTTGCTGAAATGAGTGATAATCacatcctgttcattttacaagacGAGAGCCAGATAAGTAAGGTGTATAGTTCAAGGTTTCTTAAGCACCTTTGAGTTGTTTGGTTCTCATAGTGTGGTAATAAAGTAAGAAGAACTATGGTAAATCCTAATGGTTTTAAATGCTTTAGGTGAATCTACATTCTGGacacttttttaaaacaagttattTTTACTATGAATCTGGTCAGTTTGATATCATCAGACCCATGTTTTCCTCTGCCATGGGATTTCCCTCGTAATAACGTGGCTATTGATGGTGCACTGATTTAGATGAGGTAATTTGTACCTTATCTTAACAAACTAGAGATGGTTCGTAGTATTTTTTAATACGTTTTAGGCTGCTGTTTGTGGCTggaatatatttataaaattaagaatgattaaaaaaaaaaaaaaaaaagttttataatgGATAAAGTACTTCCAAATGATTCCTTAGACTTTATTCTCTTTGAAACGATGCATTTCTGTTGTTAGATATTTGTTTTTGGTTGTGTTACTTTATTGGTATATTTGTATATTTCCAGTATTCCTAATAATCAGTAGGACCTTTTATAAGTACACATATTCCTGTAATGTATGTACTCCTCAAACCGACATATTCTGCCTCTGCAGTAACTATTAAAATTAATTGTTTCTTTATAGTCAAGTTATTCTACCTCTTGCTTTCCATTTAAGGCTATATGTTCAGTGCCAAATGTGCTCAATGTAGATACCACAGCAGTTATTATGTTTCAAGAATGTAATAATCTGTGAGATCCAGAGGTGGTAGGAGAGTGTGAAAATCCTAAACAGTCGTCCGAGGGTTCCTGAAATGAGGGGCAGTTATATCTGCAGTCTCCTCGCTCTTCATAACAAGTTCTTATGAAATAATCTCTCAGCTATTTCACAAACCCCCGGCAACGGATGGTGACGTTTCCAGTGCAATCAAAACCTCAGATACTTCACAGAGTGTTTGTTCATTAAGCAATGCTGACAGCTTGAAGTTGGAGATTTATTTTTATCAGTGGGTGGTCACAAGCTCTCATACTTTCTGCACTGTGGCTCAAATAAACCCAGAGGTACTAGATTGCCACAAAATGGTCAAGTTAAACTAGACAAAATGGGAAGATGAAAAATCTAGATTTCTGTGACGTTGAAAACTTGCGTCGCAgttatgtgtctgtgtttttataacTCGGCCCTCTTTGTAGCGATCACATCTTTTATACGGCTGATGCCTTTATTTGAACCCAGTTGTTTTTCTAAATGGTAAATGTTTCGGTCAGAGAAACTGTATCCATGTTAGTTTTAGTTGTTGTGGAAATTGGTTCCTTGGTGGTACTTGAATTTGGTACAATATGACTTAAATGATACATTTATATGCTGTGGCAAATTAATAATGTACAGAATTAAAGTAGTGTCGAATGTCTCTGAGTTGAAGTGTTTACTGAAGTTTGTACATGTAaatgtctttctagcaacagaacgagcATAGGACAGATGCAATGAATGAGGATTGTAAGGGAGATTTGTAGTGTATTAAGAAATTAACAATTGGTATTCATTAGAGTGCATAAACCCTGTGTGATATTATTCTCTCAAAATAACATCAGATTTATAATTTATAACAAATCCAGTAATAGATCATTACTCTTGATTCAAGTTCTGGAGTGAGGTATACACTGTATATGAAGGCTTGCAATTGAGAGTATTcagaattatttaaacaaaagtgATTTATTCGTACAACatgacaaaatataaaataaacaaacattaagtAGTACTCCCTTAACACTTCATTTTAGTTGTAATGTAAGCTAAAGAAATTACATGGGAGCTCTTTTATAGCCTCCTCAGACATATCAAAAGATGGATGAGTATTTCAACTCTTTGTTGCTATACATTTACAGCACAAAGCAAGTTCTGTTCTTAGTTCTATATTGGCTAACCCGGGTCACTGTTCCCACGGCAACGGTTTGAGACATTTAGCAAGATGTCTGAAGTAAATTTGGCACATTTCCCCCTCATGTTTGGCTTTAGGTCACCAAGAGTGCCTGGGAGGTTGTTCACAGGAGACGTTTTAGTGTTCTCAGAGAAGGCAGTCGAAAGGTGTAATGACCTGTACAACCTATATAACAGCCAGGATAGCTGTTCTCCAAGTACTCTGTGATCCTGATGTGTTTATAAAATTTAAAGGGCCTGAGTACAAAGGAATGGTTGGGGCCTATCCTCTTTTTGAAAATGTCCAAATTGCCAGTCATTCTACATGTAGCACTTTTTAAGTCAAAGTGAACAAGCCAGTACTTGCACAACTATAGGCAATTGCAATATCGTGGAATTCTAATTAAAGCAGTACAGAAACGTTTCTGAAAAGCATTACTCAGATCTTTTTCCTCTGCTTGTTGCATAGCCCTcctgtcattttcattttcatttccttGAAAATTTCAGCAAGTACAGGGGAAACTAGTGAGTCGCTGTGGGTAAATTGACCAAGTCTTGCATTTGTCTTGTCACTGACCCCATGTTGGGTATTTGTCATGATCCATTTTGAGTACAAGGCAGAACTTGCCTTTTATTTAAAACTGCCATGTTGCAGAAAGAGaccaaacactttaaaatgtggGCTATAAATTTGCAAcacagttgtattttattattatttatttggtttctGTTGCTGTTAGAAATATAATATCTCAAATCTCACAAGCCATGGCTATCTATTTTTGTGAATGCCTAAGGTAGTCTtaaggtgtttatttatttggttcTATATTTACTGTAGGGGATATTTGTACCAAGTACAGTATGGATACATGGCTTTAgcagcttttgttttttgtttttctcttgttCAGGCCTTTTTATGTGGAGCCCAGGAATATTGTGGACGAGGATATGCAGGAGCGAGTGTCTGCAGAAGCCTCTGTGATGAACAGCAGAATGCAGTACTACAGCAGATTAACAGGCTCCTCCGACAGGCTGCTGGTAGGACTTTGTTTCCTCACATTTGTTGCTCTTTCTAAATTCCAATCAAGTGGATCAACTGTTTACAATCCCCTAAATCaaatatgttatttttgttttctggtaAGATTATTGTGTGCATTGTTCCTTACTTACAAAGTGCGCTAATGCTAACAGTTAGGAGTAAAAAGCTTACAAAAAGTGGCCCTAAGCACACATTCTGTGCTTATAAGTACTGTTTCAGTACAGTAGCTGTTACCAGTGAGTGCACTTCAGTGTAAAATGACATGCCTTGTTCTTGCAGATCCCTCCAGATCATGTGATTCCTGCTCCTGATGAGATCTATGTTTACAGCCCTTTAGGAACTGCTTTTAAAATTCAGGGGAATGCTGATGGGTCAGGAAAAAATCCCAGCATAATCACCATGTAAGTGTACCGCATTATAACATGCTCAACAGCTGTAACAAGTAGAAACAGTAAAGTGAGCTAAACAGAACGCTGCACGCAACACGTACTGTAACGGTACATTACTGATATTATCGAGGAGAAAACCTTTTCGTAACGTTTGTTTGCATGGTGtctttctttgtttcattttcagCTGTCAAGTCCCAGTCCCTTAGAAACGTGTTCCATACATTTGTAAAGTTTATGCTGTAAACAATCTGAAGCATTCTCCTAATTAGAAACATCCTCACGTGTAAAATTGCATTTCTTTCTGCATCTGTATTTTAAACTTGCCCTTGTGTAACTCGTTTTGCTATGACATCTCACAAGATTCTCTGTGTAATCAGACGTGACGAGACAGAGTTTGATCTTAAGGAGACACACTGATTAGTTAttgttttttctactttaaatGGGGACATGAAGATTTTTCATGCACCACACTGTACCAAAAAAAGTGAAGACATCCTGGAACCGTGTCGCAGTCTGTGGTAAAGGTCAATATCTAGGGTCTGGTTTCGTGAGTGAATCTGACACAGGAAGGAAAAGTGAGCTCTCCCTCAAACACCCGGACGTCCTTAGTAATGGGTcagaaaaaaatagtttatatCTTGAAGCCTTAAAGTGGTCTGTTATCAATTTGACTATCATTTGTATAGTAATGcatattttataaatgtgacattcATTTACACTTCAGTTCAACTGTGTACTTGTAGACAGGGGCATGAgcttaggtattattattattattattatttatttcttagcagactcccttatccaccttatccagggcaatttacagtcgtaaacaaaaatacatttcaagaatcatcaattaagagcaagataaaatacaatgactttggttctagcaagtacaagtatgacaaaatacgattcaataacagagcagataacagtgtcagtgatagttacatcaggatataattaaatacaaaatactacagattaaataacacttgacagattatagtactctaaagtacaggattaaatgcagtaaaatagggagcagataagaaaCCAAAATAAGTAGATACATTGTCTCAACAAAGAAAATGCACCCATGTGCCTGATTGTGTGATACCCAGTAAGCAGCCTGAGTTTATTGCCTTCATCCCTGTATTTAAGTTGCTATGGGGAAGGACATCATTttgatatacagtcagcactcggatatacgacactcggatacacgtcagtcacttttactgtccttgtattaagaaacaaatcaatccccattatatatatgaaACAAATTAATGCACATGATTTcggactccgtcaccagttttctgatacaaagcccatctcttcaatgttacaatctATTTGATTATGCGTCACaggttgtgttttttcttttctttttttgcatgtgCAAATCAGTCAGTCTTTATTGTGcatttacacagcgcttcctccaatttcacctgACGAAAAGACAGCAACAACAAAGCGAGCGAGAGCTACTGTCATGtgaaacagttcatctttaaacagctttgggaTACTGTGATGTaaaacagttcatctttaaacagctttggatactgtcatgtgaaacagttcatctttaaacagctttggatactgtcatgtgaaacagttcatctttaaacagctttggatactgtcatgtgaaacagttcatctttaaacagctttgggaTACTGtcatgtaaaacagttaatctttaaacagctttggatactgtgatgtaaaacagttcatctttaaacagctttgggatactgtcatgtgaaacagttcatctttaaacagctttgggatactgtcatgtgaaacagttcatctttaaacagctttggatactgtcatgtgaaacagttcatctttaaacagctttggatactgtcatgtgaaacagttcatctttaaacagctttggatactgtcatgtgaaacagttcatctttaaacagctttggatactgtcatgtgaaacagttcatctttaaacagctttggatactgtcatgtaaaacagttcatctttaaacagctttgggaTACTGTGATGtgaaacagttcatctttaaacagctttggatactgtcatgtgaaacagttcatctttaaacagctttgggatactgtcatgtgaaacagttcatctttaaacagctttgggatactgtcatgtgaaacagttcatctttaaacagctttggatactgtcatgtaaaacagttaatctttaaacagctttggatactgtcatgtgaaacagttcatctttaaacagctttggatactgtcatgtgaaacagttcatctttaaacagctttggatactgtcatgtgaaacagttcatctttaaacagctttgggaTACTGTCATGTaaaacagttcatctttaaacagctttggatactgtcatgtaaaacagttcatctttaaacagctttgggatactgtcatgtgaaacagttcatctttaaacagctttgggatactgtcatgtgaaacagttcatctttaaacagctttggatactgtcatgtgaaacagttcatctttaaacagctttggatactgtcatgtgaaacagttcatctttaaacagctttgggatactgtcatgtgaaacagttcatctttaaacagctttggatactgtgatgtgaaacagttcatctttaaacagctttggatactgtcatgtgaaacagttcatctttaaacagctttgggatactgtcatgtgaaacagttcatctttaaacagctttgggatactgtcatgtgaaacagttaatctttaaacagctttgggaTACTGTCCTGTGAAACAattaatctttaaacagttttGGGATACAGTGATGTaaaacagttcatctttaaacagctttgggatactgtcatgtgaaacagttcatctttaaacagctttggatactgtcatgtgaaacagttcatctttaaacagctttggatactgtcatgtgaaacagttcatctttaaacagctttgggatactgtcatgtgaaacagttcatctttaaacagctttggatactgtcatgtgaaacagttcatctttaaacagctttggatactgtcatgtaaaacagttcatctttaaacagctttggatactgtgatgtaaaacagttcatctttaaacagctttgggatactgtgatgttttttttttttgttctttagttgcttttacatttacatttgtaagtgaactgtgacattagggccttatcaggcactatgttctgcaattttgaagactgactttggatactgttttaattctggaaacgttgttgttgttgggtttttttttgttgtttgtttaaatatttttctaaattgcattgccttttacattttacgcagttctgtgcatgggtagcattttgatttcattttgctgttgggtcgttaatggggaattttacatactgctaaaTACCGAatttgtactgtattgcagtcCGCTTGTCCATttgtcttttggcaagtgatattttcagaatcctatcgttctgaattaaaatacttcttctatTGAAAAtctagtactgtaccaacaaaaccaactacaggaCGTCTAAATGGAAACCTACTTATTTAAAAACACCGtgctttcagctatgtatttttgacattgtatcttttttgtgttccctgaaaaacggacaagggttggaatgggccaaaaagaaaaatacaatccGATATGCGTCGCACTCTTTTAACCGTCACTGACGTCCAGATttgatagggtcggatatgtgagtgctgactgtaacagTTTTAACCACTAAACTGTCCTGCAACACTTTGATGGGTCTGCAGCTTTATTATAATGTTCCTGCCTTTTAACTGCTGTTGAATTATTTCAGCTTTGCCATTTGGAATACTATGATGGGAACATCTATACTTAGCATTCCATGGGGAATCAAGCAGGTGAGTTCAAAGCCtcttatttttattgtactgataACTGAAATTCAAATGCCCCTGCTGCTTATTGTTGACTCTGTGTTACATCACACAATGTTATTTTATTCTTGCAGGCAGGATTCACTTTTGGAGTCATCATCGTTATTCTGATGGGCATTCTGACTCTTTACTGCTGTCTGAGAGTGTTGAAATCTCGTGCTGCAGTACGTAAGTGAACTTTTACATGTTCCGAATTAAAACTATAAACTAAAAACAGTTCTACAGGGTGGGTAACTTGGGTCACTATGGCATAAGAACAATATATTTGTGACTGTCACTGAGCTGTAGGAGTTGGTTACTCGGTGGTATTGCAGAAGATGATTATCAATTTGATTATTTATTGCAGTGACTCTGTATGAATGAAAACATTCTGCCTGGTTTCATAGACACTAAACTCGGAGTATCATTAGATTTCCCACAATTAGCGTGCTAAtcagcatttatatatatatatataaaatgttacagtaaaagtcagaCTCTGGTCAGTCTTAAGTTTTACCAGTAAATgccaacatttaccaaataaggtggtaaacgtctgaaattatgaagaaatagattgcttttcagacatttaccggttaaCCGTATGATTTACCAAAGTGTATTGGTAAATGTAGGTGTATTatcgaagaatgtatttattcctgcatataaattgtcaattaacaaaataatcattaatgccgaagaatatatttatttctgcatacacattttccattaacaaaataatcattaatgcacaattgagcaattcaacatggtactgaacaacATTGTGATCCATGTATGAAGAACAACCAACGTTCTGGTAAatttcacaatggtgttgaaggatattgtactccaattatgatgctaatattaatgaagacgaggttcagcactacagttgagttttttttaaacgtagtgtttcagtgctgtacagacgttctatgtcgttatctgttagtgcttcagcttaaaaaaataaataattgaaggaCAATAACTAATACTGCATTATTTTGTAGAAATGACTTTCATattgtgtgtttcagtgtttaatttcctttTAACTGTTGATTATTTGCAGCAAGATAACTACATCTGACTTCTGTGTGCATTTGATTTTCCAGCTTTTATAGATACATCAAGCTGGGAGTTTCCAGATGTTTGCAAATACTATTTTGGTTCGTTTGGACAGTGGTTTAGTCTTGCATTCTCAATGGTGTCTCTGGTCGGTGCAATGATTGTCTACTGGGTGCTGATGTCCAACTTCTTGTTTAACACAGGAAAATTCATTTACAGTAAGTTACTACTGGTATGATACTTTACCTGTGCTGTTAGAAATGATACCACAGAAATGTGCTGGACATACTTCTAAAACCTATTCCTCTTTCTGCTTGTAGATTACGttcatcatgttaatgttactgaCACAGATGTTGGCACAAATGGAACTGACAGAGGTAAGTAAACTTATGTTGTGCTATCTTTTTTAATTAAGGATTACTTTTATGCACTTTACAGAATTATAATAGATTTTGCATGGTCAGAATAATTTAAAGGTGTTCGTCTTTAAGAATTTGTAATCCGTTGCGGATTGGTGAACCAATCCCACATTTGCAAGCCCTGGCAGACCCTGTCTCTGAGGCATAGCTGTGGGAGGAGTCAGAAATTTACTTGCTGTACAGTCTTGTAATGTGCACTGTGAGGAGAACATGTAGGGCACAATTTTAAAGCAACAGCAAAGACAGCATTTCTGAGGGGTCTACAAAGCCTTTGCAATGGTATAAAACTACTGTGGGAAGGAGGAAGTAAGGTATTGTTCTGACTCTTGAGTTTTTATTCCGTTAAAGTTAGCCTTTGcacttttttttcaaagttgGACCTATAAAGTTCTAAACTTTGATTACCTCCACTGGCTTACCTGGGAgaaatctttttattattattattattattattattattattatttatttcttagcagacgcccttatccagggcgacttacaattgttacaagatatcacattatacattattttacattatacagatatcacattatttttacatacaattacccatttatacagttgggtttttactggagcaatctaggtaaagtaccttgctcaagggtacaacagcagtgtcccccactggggattgaacccacaaccctccggtcaagagtccagagccctaaccactactccacactgctgcccttggcaTGTCTTATATATACTGTCCAGGGCCAGATTGTGGGTAAGCTCACGTTTCCACTGTGTTAACACTGTAAAATCACATACAACAGAAGCAGAACATGCATGTAATACATGTTATAGatctcttctttttttaaactatataccgAAATGTCTTTGGTATCCTGTAGAAAATACAATACTGTTCCATCTTAAAAATTCAGGCACGGCAATAGAGGGGAAAGTTCAAAAtcttatttttatcatttttgataatggtgttgtgttttttttatttttttttttattttcagtgattTGCCCATTTCCCAACAAAGAGCACCATGCAAATCACAGTGCTGATGAATATATGACTTATGGCAATAATACTGAGGATGTTTTTGACCAGTGGTGGCATAAAACCAAAACTGTACCCTTATACTTAATTATTCTGCTCCTGCCACTGTTGAATTTCAAGTCGGCATCATTCTTCGCAAGATTTACTTTTCTAGGTAAGTTTAATTGTTTACTTTTCtcacctctgtgtgtgtatgaatgTACATACAGTGTATCACACACATTTTACACATATTCTCTGTATGGCCTGTCGGaattcatccaggggaaggtcgagggctatgtttggattcAAAAATTTTGCCCCCCCTGGGGTacttttatttagtaaccccattgctggagcactacagtagccatgtatctcaaattaaataaaacccacaaaaccaaaaaataaaataaagaacacaaattaaaaaaaaaaaaaaaaaatggcaacaatcaaaaaaaaaaaaagttaaaaaaaaaggaaagagcgCATTTTGCGACACCCAAGATCAGTAatttataggaaaccataaggctaccattccccaatttgtcatgtatgaaatattgaatttccccgggcaatgccgggtacttcagctagtatatatatatatatatataatacacacacacataaatacaatatgtatttaagTGGAAAAGAcgataaataaaaacatgtgttaaaAAGACTGTTGAGATTTGTGGTGAATTTGTGCTCCCATATTGCTAATAATTTGGAATACTCAAATCAGTTGCACAGAATGCCCCTTCCTCATTGCAACCTAGGTCTTGATTCTGAAAATGATTTGCTGATTGTATGATTTAATAACCAGTTAAATGGATACAGGCGTTGATATATACATTCATAGCACCTGCAAAGCAAGTCTGTTTTGAGTGTTTGTGTATGAAGGATTGTAGGACTGTTCTATTTCTGTCAAATTGACGTATTTATTTGTTGTCCTGTTTACAttgacctcttttttttttttttttaccttaggtACAGTTTCAGTGGCGTATCTGATTATTCTGGTAACCTTGAAGGCAGCCCGTCTGGGATTTCACCTAGAGTTTCACTGGTTTCATTCGACAGACTTTTTTGTTCCAGGTAAACCCTGTGAATAATATTTTATCATCAAGACACTGAGAGAGTTTCAGTGTCTCTAGAATGTAAATGGTGTCTTGATTGTAATATCTCCCCTTTTAACTGGTTCTCCTAAGCTTTCTTCCGGTCCTGTGGTGTATCTGCAAGACATGGAGAACACATTGTGCATTCGCATTCAGTCAGCCTTTGTCCtctcagctcttttttttttagtttatccTGACTTTCATCCCTGCTGGTGCACCAAGCCTTCTCCATTCCATCAGTGCAAACATGAGTTACTGAATTGCCTTCTAAACAGCATTAAAATGGCTGTCTCCCTCGATGGGGTTAAACATAAAAAGTTTCTGCTCTACCTCATTAAAGAAATGGAAAGCAGCTTTGATCTTTCGCCGTTCTTTTCAACTGTGAGGATTGATGAGATTTTTAGGTTTGTGGCTATTAACATTATCAAAGTGGTCTTTTTGTTTATGCCGAAGTTGGCCAGAAAGTGGATTAACGCTGTAGGCCCCATCTCTTCCAGTTTCATGGTAAAATTGATCTTGTTCAtggttaaaattattattatcgGTAGAAGTATTGTTTTtgcatatatttgttttatatacgtttttattttaataccctgactttttttttctttttttctaaagagTTCAGGTCGCTGTTCCCACAGTTTACTGGAGTTCTTACCCTTGCTTTCTTTATTCACAACTGTG encodes the following:
- the LOC117409601 gene encoding neutral amino acid transporter 9 translates to MRFSVGVKTQTSMEEDGKPLLDPVRAEESYVESDQNGLDSLDPKSKRPFYVEPRNIVDEDMQERVSAEASVMNSRMQYYSRLTGSSDRLLIPPDHVIPAPDEIYVYSPLGTAFKIQGNADGSGKNPSIITIFAIWNTMMGTSILSIPWGIKQAGFTFGVIIVILMGILTLYCCLRVLKSRAAVPFIDTSSWEFPDVCKYYFGSFGQWFSLAFSMVSLVGAMIVYWVLMSNFLFNTGKFIYNYVHHVNVTDTDVGTNGTDRVICPFPNKEHHANHSADEYMTYGNNTEDVFDQWWHKTKTVPLYLIILLLPLLNFKSASFFARFTFLGTVSVAYLIILVTLKAARLGFHLEFHWFHSTDFFVPEFRSLFPQFTGVLTLAFFIHNCVITLLKNNKNQENNVRDLSVAYLLVGLTYLYVGILIFAVFPSPPLSKDCIEPNFLDNFPSSDILVFIARACLLFQMSTVYPLLGYLVRVQLMGQIFGKPYPSVFHVMTLNLIIVGAGVLMARFYPNIGSIIRYSGATCGLAYVFVFPSVIHMISLHRSGQLRWPSAVFHSFLIVLGIANLIGQFLM